One genomic window of Micropterus dolomieu isolate WLL.071019.BEF.003 ecotype Adirondacks linkage group LG06, ASM2129224v1, whole genome shotgun sequence includes the following:
- the dhrs1 gene encoding dehydrogenase/reductase SDR family member 1 codes for MSLSGWVCLVTGASRGIGRGIALQLSEAGATVYITGRQEKTLKQTAAEVKERGGNCVPVICDSTKDEQIEEVFEQIKREQNGRLDILVNNAYAGVQDIFSNMGKKFWETDPSIWDSINNTGLRGHYFFSVYASRLMVEQGRGLIVTISSMGGLRYLFNVPYGVGKAACDRLAADMAVELKSRGVASVSLWPGAVQTELVSQFVLEKDTTNPVDSKFKDVFANGETTELSGKCIVNLAKEKNLMSLTGKILMTCDLARRYGIQDVDGRSVADYTSLKFLLTQVPYLSWLSAVVPSFVRLPRFVLTLANSRF; via the exons ATGTCCCTGTCTGGCTGGGTGTGTTTGGTAACAGGTGCCTCCAGAGGCATTGGCAGGGGAATAGCTCTGCAGCTGTCAGAGGCAGGAGCCACCGTCTACATCACAGGGCGCCAGGAGAAGACTCTGAAACAAACTGCTGCAGAG GTTAAGGAGAGGGGTGGAAACTGTGTGCCAGTGATCTGTGATTCTACAAAAGACGAACAAATTGAAGAAGTGTTTGAACAGATCAAACGTGAACAGAATGGCAGGCTGGATATCCTGGTTAACAATGCCTATGCTGGAGTACAG GATATCTTCAGCAATATGGGGAAAAAGTTCTGGGAAACTGACCCGTCCATTTGGGATTCCATCAACAACACAGGCCTCAG GGGCCACTATTTCTTCTCAGTTTATGCATCCCGGTTGATGGTAGAACAAGGTCGGGGTTTGATAGTCACCATTTCATCTATGGGAGGGCTGCGGTATCTGTTCAATGTTCCATATGGCGTTGGTAAAGCCGCA TGTGACAGGCTGGCAGCAGACATGGCTGTTGAGCTCAAAAGTAGGGGTGTGGCTTCTGTCAGCCTGTGGCCAGGAGCGGTACAAACAGAGTTGGTGTCTCAGTTTGTACTGGAGAAAGACACAACAAACCCTGTAGATTCTAAG TTTAAAGATGTATTTGCCAATGGAGAAACCACAGAACTGAGTGGGAAGTGCATCGTCAACCTGGCAAAAG aaaaaaatctgatgtCGCTGACTGGGAAAATACTCATGACTTGTGACCTGGCAAGGCGCTATGGGATACAAGATGTTGATG GACGGAGTGTAGCTGATTACACTTCCCTAAAATTCCTCCTGACCCAGGTCCCATATCTTTCCTGGCTGTCAGCTGTTGTACCTTCTTTTGTACGCCTGCCACGCTTTGTGCTCACCCTGGCAAACAGCCGGTTCTAA
- the homeza gene encoding homeobox and leucine zipper encoding a: protein METYSEHNGRNGLLMSVKECFEGKISKTECEGKLEGKRSSPAEGNVSGVASFTTNHNSVVCLPLVSEGLKLVWTQSDQTRELDTIPELVQAFNLFPYPSSREVNTLARVCALPLDKVKVWFMVQRIKYGISWSSEEIEETRRKLAVPELCDDSTETNEEVKMNSKSRSCEELVIEDKDSEEIECALSSFTPQKKKPKCESPDTYKPAKPTAPCFSSTLPPPQDSYFYRPPADTPASTAADVSVDPSESSSQQHRHGRYKKSKAQLAALRKSFLRENWPAEAELRRLQEETGLSRNDIRKWFSDSRYQLRVGRGSLAAAQNCSQNTAVGGKPDQQIQPLPLISQNTRQLNGAKGHEGARSNGIRNSHFFQTFLSNSLEAFGERVLEAEGLDVTEELSADGDSFKDEEQSEEQPLQLTKTCTIEPDVLREPSAILTSSPYSSPSGSPPLTASPNKLHSKTISTSKKSVHSAKASPSQTPLHVSGASSSTSPALTPAGRPRKTKEQLDVLKQHFLQCQWPKSEDYTELVKLTGLPRADVIQWFGDTRYAVKNGQLRWVKGVRDKFLAELAAQQNSSGLTNGSGSGTSTRAGGSRKRKSQANGNSTDSPDIQPLVTYYLSTGSLNEKDLDSLCKKSRMSYQQVRDWFAAQDVGETDQEPIVAD from the coding sequence ATGGAAACGTACAGTGAACATAATGGCAGAAATGGACTACTTATGAGCGTGAAGGAGTGCTTTGAAGGGAAAATATCAAAGACAGAATGTGAAGGAAAGCTTGAAGGTAAACGCTCCTCCCCAGCTGAAGGCAACGTGAGTGGTGTGGCTAGTTTCACCACCAACCACAACTCCGTTGTGTGCCTGCCTCTAGTGTCAGAGGGTCTGAAATTGGTATGGACACAGTCGGATCAAACCCGTGAACTTGACACAATCCCAGAGCTGGTCCAAGCCTTTAACTTATTTCCGTACCCATCATCCCGTGAGGTTAACACCTTGGCCCGGGTGTGTGCCTTGCCACTGGACAAAGTTAAGGTGTGGTTTATGGTGCAGAGAATTAAATATGGTATCAGCTGGTCCTCAGAGGAAATAGAGGAGACACGGCGGAAGCTGGCAGTGCCTGAGCTTTGCGATGACTCTACTGAAACAAATGAGGAAGTCAAAATGAATAGCAAGAGCAGAAGTTGTGAGGAATTGGTAATTGAGGATAAGGACAGCGAAGAAATAGAGTGTGCTCTCTCCAGTTTCACCCCTCAGAAGAAGAAACCAAAGTGTGAGTCACCAGATACCTATAAACCAGCCAAACCCACTGCCCCATGTTTCAGTTCCACCCTCCCACCTCCTCAGGATTCGTACTTCTACCGCCCACCAGCAGACACACCAGCAAGCACAGCAGCTGATGTCTCCGTTGACCCTTCAGAGTCATCTTCACAACAGCATCGTCATGGCCGCTACAAAAAGTCTAAAGCTCAGCTCGCTGCCCTTCGAAAGAGCTTTTTGAGGGAGAACTGGCCTGCAGAGGCAGAGCTTAGACGTTTGCAGGAAGAAACTGGGCTGAGCCGTAATGACATTCGGAAATGGTTCAGTGACAGCCGGTACCAGCTTAGGGTTGGCCGAGGAAGCCTGGCAGCAGCCCAGAACTGCTCTCAAAACACTGCAGTAGGAGGTAAACCTGACCAACAAATTCAACCTCTTCCTCTTATTTCTCAAAATACTCGTCAGCTAAATGGGGCAAAGGGGCACGAGGGAGCCCGTAGCAATGGGATTAGAAATTCACATTTCTTTCAGACCTTTTTGTCAAACAGCCTGGAAGCATTTGGGGAAAGAGTCCTTGAGGCAGAAGGGTTGGATGTTACAGAGGAGCTTTCTGCTGATGGGGACAGTTTTAAAGACGAGGAACAAAGTGAAGAACAACCCTTACAACTGACCAAGACCTGCACGATTGAGCCAGATGTTCTACGTGAACCATCAGCTATATTGACATCCTCTCCCTACTCTTCCCCTTCTGGCAGCCCACCACTGACTGCCTCGCCTAATAAACTGCATTCAAAGACCATCAGCACATCAAAGAAGTCAGTCCACTCAGCCAAAGCCAGTCCTTCACAAACGCCCTTGCACGTCTCAGGGGCTTCCTCATCCACATCCCCTGCCCTCACTCCTGCTGGGCGACCAAGAAAGACCAAGGAGCAGTTGGATGTGTTAAAGCAACACTTCTTGCAGTGCCAGTGGCCCAAGAGTGAAGATTACACTGAGCTTGTTAAGCTTACAGGTTTACCCCGGGCAGACGTTATTCAGTGGTTTGGGGACACGCGGTATGCTGTTAAAAATGGTCAGCTGCGCTGGGTAAAGGGGGTCCGCGACAAGTTCTTGGCAGAACTTGCAGCCCAGCAAAACAGCAGTGGTTTAACTAACGGAAGTGGCTCTGGGACATCTACTCGGGCTGGGGGTAGCCGCAAACGAAAATCTCAAGCAAATGGAAATAGTACAGATTCCCCTGATATCCAGCCATTGGTAACATATTACCTTTCGACGGGCTCACTAAATGAAAAAGACCTTGACTCACTATGCAAGAAATCAAGAATGAGCTACCAGCAAGTGCGAGATTGGTTTGCAGCCCAGGATGTCGGAGAGACTGACCAGGAACCTATTGTTGCTGATTAA